Proteins from a single region of Neomonachus schauinslandi chromosome 10, ASM220157v2, whole genome shotgun sequence:
- the ZNF513 gene encoding zinc finger protein 513 — MPRRKQSHPQPVKCEGVKVDTEDSLDEGPGALVLESDLLLGQDLEFEEEEEEEEEEGDGNSDQLMGFERDSEGDSLGARPGLPYGLSDDESGGGRPLSAESEVEEPARGPGEARGERPGPACQLCGGPTGEGPCCGAGGPGGGPPLPPRLLYSCRLCAFVSHYSSHLKRHMQTHSGEKPFRCGRCPYASAQLVNLTRHTRTHTGEKPYRCPHCPFACSSLGNLRRHQRTHAGPPTPPCPTCGFRCCAPRPTRPPSPTEQEGAVPRRPEDALLLPDLSLHVPPGGASFLPDCGQLRGDGEGLCGTGSEPLPELLFPWTCRNCGQELEEGEGSRLGAAMCGRCMRGEAGGGASGGPQGPSDKGFACSLCPFATHYPNHLARHMKTHSGEKPFRCARCPYASAHLDNLKRHQRVHTGEKPYKCPLCPYACGNLANLKRHGRIHSGDKPFRCSLCNYSCNQSMNLKRHMLRHTGEKPFRCATCAYTTGHWDNYKRHQKVHGHGGAGGPGLSASEGWAPPHSPSSVLSSRGPTALSAAGSRALHTDSP; from the exons ATGCCCCGAAGGAAGCAGAGCCACCCGCAGCCCGTGAAATGCGAGGGGGTCAAAG TGGATACCGAAGACTCCCTCGACGAAGGACCCGGGGCCCTGGTATTGGAGAGTGATTTGCTACTAGGCCAGGATCTGGAgtttgaggaggaagaggaagaggaagaggaggaaggtgacGGCAACAGCGACCAGCTCATGGGCTTCGAGAGAGACTCTGAAG GAGACTCTctgggggccaggcctgggcttCCCTACGGGCTGAGTGATGACGAGTCTGGGGGCGGCCGGCCACTAAGTGCCGAGAGTGAAGTTGAGGAACCAGCCAGGGGTCCAGGGGAGGCCAGGGGTGAGAGGCCAGGCCCAGCCTGCCAGCTGTGTGGGGGGCCGACAGGTGAGGGGCCGTGTTGTGGGGCAGGAGGGCCGGGTGGGGGGCCCCCGCTGCCCCCACGGCTACTATACTCATGCCGCCTCTGCGCCTTCGTGTCCCACTACTCGAGCCACCTGAAGCggcacatgcagacacacagcGGGGAGAAGCCGTTCCGCTGTGGCCGCTGCCCCTACGCCTCAGCCCAGCTCGTCAACCTGACGCGACATACCCGCACCCACACTGGCGAGAAGCCCTACCGCTGTCCCCACTGCCCCTTTGCCTGCAGCAGCCTGGGCAACCTGAGGCGGCATCAGCGCACCCACGCGGggccccccactcctccctgcccGACCTGTGGCTTCCGCTGCTGCGCTCCACGTCCCACCCGGCCTCCCAGTCCCACAGAGCAGGAGGGGGCAGTGCCCCGGCGACCAGAAG ATGCTCTGCTGCTTCCAGACTTGAGCCTCCATGTGCCACCAGGTGGTGCCAGTTTCCTGCCGGACTGTGGGCAGCTGCGGGGTGACGGGGAGGGCCTCTGTGGGACTGGATCAGAACCACTGCCAGAGCTGCTGTTCCCTTGGACCTGCCGCAACTGTGgacaggagctggaggagggggagggtagCCGGCTGGGAGCCGCCATGTGTGGGCGCTGCATGCGAGGAGAGGCTGGAGGGGGTGCCAGTGgggggccccagggccccagtGACAAAGGCTTTGCCTGTAGCCTCTGCCCCTTTGCCACTCACTATCCCAACCACCTGGCCCGGCACATGAAGACGCACAGTGGCGAGAAGCCCTTTCGCTGCGCCCGCTGTCCCTATGCCTCTGCTCATCTGGATAACCTGAAACGGCACCAGCGCgtccacacaggagagaagccctACAAGTGCCCCCTCTGCCCCTATGCCTGTGGCAACCTGGCCAACCTCAAGCGTCATGGTCGCATCCACTCTGGGGACAAACCTTTTCGGTGTAGCCTTTGCAACTACAGCTGCAATCAGAGCATGAACCTCAAACGCCACATGCTGCGGCACACAGGCGAGAAGCCCTTCCGCTGTGCCACCTGCGCCTACACCACGGGCCACTGGGACAACTACAAACGCCACCAGAAGGTGCACGGCCATGGTGGGGCAGGAGGGCCTGGCCTCTCGGCCTCCGAGGGCTGGGCCCCACCTCACAGCCCCTCCTCTGTGTTGAGCTCTCGGGGCCCGACAGCTTTGAGTGCTGCTGGTAGCCGGGCTCTCCACACGGACTCGCCCTGA
- the SNX17 gene encoding sorting nexin-17 isoform X1: protein MHFSIPETESRSGDSGGSAYVAYNIHVNGVLHCRVRYSQLLGLHEQLRKEYGANVLPAFPPKKLFSLTPAEVEQRREQLEKYMQAVRQDPLLGSSETFNSFLRRAQQETQQVPTEEVSLEVLLSNGQKVLVNVLTSDQTEDVLEAVAAKLDLPDDLIGYFSLFLVREKEDGTFSFVRKLQEFELPYVSVTSLRSQEYKIVLRKSYWDSAYDDDVMENRVGLNLLYAQTVSDIERGWILVTKEQHRQLKSLQEKVSKKEFLRLAQTLRHYGYLRFDACVADFPEKDCPVVVSAGNSELSLQLRLPGQQLREGSFRVTRMRCWRVTSSVPLPSGGTSSPGRGRGEVRLELAFEYLMSKDRLQWVTITSPQAIMMSICLQSMVDELMVKKSGGSIRKMLRRRVGGTLRRSDSQQAVKSPPLLESPDASRESTVKLSSKLSAVSLRGIGSPSTDASASDVHGNFAFEGIGDEDL, encoded by the exons ATGCACTTTTCCATTCCTGAAACCGAGTCCCGCAGCGGGGACAGCGGCGGCTCCGCCTACGTG GCCTATAACATTCACGTGAATGGAGTCCTGCATTGCCGGGTGCGCTACAGCCAGCTTCTGGGCCTGCACGAGCAG CTTCGGAAGGAGTATGGGGCCAATGTTCTTCCTGCATTTCCCCCAAAGAAGCTTTTCTCTCTGACACCTGCTGAGGTAGAACAGAGGAGAGAGCAGTTAGAGAAGTACATGCAAGCTG TTCGGCAAGACCCGCTGCTTGGGAGCAGTGAGACCTTCAATAGCTTCCTGCGTCGGGCACAACAG GAGACACAGCAGGTCCCCACCGAGGAGGTTTCCTTGGAAGTGCTGCTCAGCAACGGGCAGAAAGTTCTGGTCAATGTGCTAACTTCAGATCAGACTGAAGATGTCCTAGAG GCTGTGGCTGCAAAGCTGGATCTTCCAGATGACTTGATTGGATACTTTAGTCTCTTTCTAGTTCGAGAAAAAGAGGATGGAACCTTTTCTT TTGTACGGAAGTTGCAAGAGTTTGAGCTGCCTTATGTATCTGTTACCAGTCTTCGGAGTCAAGAGTATAAGATTGTGCTAAGGAAGAG TTATTGGGACTCTGCCTATGATGACGATGTCATGGAGAACCGGGTTGGCCTGAACCTGCTTTATGCTCAG ACAGTATCAGACATTGAGCGTGGGTGGATTCTGGTCACCAAGGAGCAGCACCGGCAGCTCAAATCTCTGCAAGAGAAGGTCTCCAAGAAGGAG TTCCTGCGGCTGGCACAGACACTGCGGCACTATGGCTACTTGCGCTTTGATGCCTGTGTGGCTGACTTCCCAGAGAAGGACTGTCCCGTGGTGGTGAGCGCAGGCAACAGTGAGCTCAGCCTCCAGCTCCGCCTGCCCGGCCAGCAGCTCCGCGAAGGCTCCTTCCGGGTCACCCGCATGCGGTGCTGGCGGGTCACCTCCTCT GTGCCACTGCCCAGTGGAGGCACAAGCAGCCCAGGCCGGGGCCGGGGTGAGGTGCGCCTGGAACTGGCTTTTGAATACCTCATGAGCAAGGACCGGCTACAGTGGGTCACCATCACCAGCCCCCAG GCTATCATGATGAGTATCTGCTTGCAGTCCATGGTAGATGAACTGATGGTGAAGAAATCTGGTGGCAGCATCAGGAAG ATGCTGCGCCGGCGAGTGGGGGGCACCCTGAGACGCTCAGACAGCCAGCAAGCAGTGAagtccccacccctgctt GAGTCACCCGATGCCAGCCGAGAGTCCACGGTCAAACTCTCA AGCAAGCTGAGTGCCGTGAGCTTGCGGGGGATTGGCAGTCCCAGCACAGATGCCAGTGCCAGTGACGTCCACGGCAATTTTGCCTTCGAGGGCATTGGAGATGAGGATCTGTGA
- the SNX17 gene encoding sorting nexin-17 isoform X2 translates to MHFSIPETESRSGDSGGSAYVAYNIHVNGVLHCRVRYSQLLGLHEQLRKEYGANVLPAFPPKKLFSLTPAEVEQRREQLEKYMQAVRQDPLLGSSETFNSFLRRAQQETQQVPTEEVSLEVLLSNGQKVLVNVLTSDQTEDVLEAVAAKLDLPDDLIGYFSLFLVREKEDGTFSFVRKLQEFELPYVSVTSLRSQEYKIVLRKSYWDSAYDDDVMENRVGLNLLYAQTVSDIERGWILVTKEQHRQLKSLQEKVSKKEFLRLAQTLRHYGYLRFDACVADFPEKDCPVVVSAGNSELSLQLRLPGQQLREGSFRVTRMRCWRVTSSVPLPSGGTSSPGRGRGEVRLELAFEYLMSKDRLQWVTITSPQAIMMSICLQSMVDELMVKKSGGSIRKMLRRRVGGTLRRSDSQQAVKSPPLLESPDASRESTVKLSVKQAECRELAGDWQSQHRCQCQ, encoded by the exons ATGCACTTTTCCATTCCTGAAACCGAGTCCCGCAGCGGGGACAGCGGCGGCTCCGCCTACGTG GCCTATAACATTCACGTGAATGGAGTCCTGCATTGCCGGGTGCGCTACAGCCAGCTTCTGGGCCTGCACGAGCAG CTTCGGAAGGAGTATGGGGCCAATGTTCTTCCTGCATTTCCCCCAAAGAAGCTTTTCTCTCTGACACCTGCTGAGGTAGAACAGAGGAGAGAGCAGTTAGAGAAGTACATGCAAGCTG TTCGGCAAGACCCGCTGCTTGGGAGCAGTGAGACCTTCAATAGCTTCCTGCGTCGGGCACAACAG GAGACACAGCAGGTCCCCACCGAGGAGGTTTCCTTGGAAGTGCTGCTCAGCAACGGGCAGAAAGTTCTGGTCAATGTGCTAACTTCAGATCAGACTGAAGATGTCCTAGAG GCTGTGGCTGCAAAGCTGGATCTTCCAGATGACTTGATTGGATACTTTAGTCTCTTTCTAGTTCGAGAAAAAGAGGATGGAACCTTTTCTT TTGTACGGAAGTTGCAAGAGTTTGAGCTGCCTTATGTATCTGTTACCAGTCTTCGGAGTCAAGAGTATAAGATTGTGCTAAGGAAGAG TTATTGGGACTCTGCCTATGATGACGATGTCATGGAGAACCGGGTTGGCCTGAACCTGCTTTATGCTCAG ACAGTATCAGACATTGAGCGTGGGTGGATTCTGGTCACCAAGGAGCAGCACCGGCAGCTCAAATCTCTGCAAGAGAAGGTCTCCAAGAAGGAG TTCCTGCGGCTGGCACAGACACTGCGGCACTATGGCTACTTGCGCTTTGATGCCTGTGTGGCTGACTTCCCAGAGAAGGACTGTCCCGTGGTGGTGAGCGCAGGCAACAGTGAGCTCAGCCTCCAGCTCCGCCTGCCCGGCCAGCAGCTCCGCGAAGGCTCCTTCCGGGTCACCCGCATGCGGTGCTGGCGGGTCACCTCCTCT GTGCCACTGCCCAGTGGAGGCACAAGCAGCCCAGGCCGGGGCCGGGGTGAGGTGCGCCTGGAACTGGCTTTTGAATACCTCATGAGCAAGGACCGGCTACAGTGGGTCACCATCACCAGCCCCCAG GCTATCATGATGAGTATCTGCTTGCAGTCCATGGTAGATGAACTGATGGTGAAGAAATCTGGTGGCAGCATCAGGAAG ATGCTGCGCCGGCGAGTGGGGGGCACCCTGAGACGCTCAGACAGCCAGCAAGCAGTGAagtccccacccctgctt GAGTCACCCGATGCCAGCCGAGAGTCCACGGTCAAACTCTCAGTGA AGCAAGCTGAGTGCCGTGAGCTTGCGGGGGATTGGCAGTCCCAGCACAGATGCCAGTGCCAGTGA
- the SNX17 gene encoding sorting nexin-17 isoform X4 has protein sequence MHFSIPETESRSGDSGGSAYVLRKEYGANVLPAFPPKKLFSLTPAEVEQRREQLEKYMQAVRQDPLLGSSETFNSFLRRAQQETQQVPTEEVSLEVLLSNGQKVLVNVLTSDQTEDVLEAVAAKLDLPDDLIGYFSLFLVREKEDGTFSFVRKLQEFELPYVSVTSLRSQEYKIVLRKSYWDSAYDDDVMENRVGLNLLYAQTVSDIERGWILVTKEQHRQLKSLQEKVSKKEFLRLAQTLRHYGYLRFDACVADFPEKDCPVVVSAGNSELSLQLRLPGQQLREGSFRVTRMRCWRVTSSVPLPSGGTSSPGRGRGEVRLELAFEYLMSKDRLQWVTITSPQAIMMSICLQSMVDELMVKKSGGSIRKMLRRRVGGTLRRSDSQQAVKSPPLLESPDASRESTVKLSSKLSAVSLRGIGSPSTDASASDVHGNFAFEGIGDEDL, from the exons ATGCACTTTTCCATTCCTGAAACCGAGTCCCGCAGCGGGGACAGCGGCGGCTCCGCCTACGTG CTTCGGAAGGAGTATGGGGCCAATGTTCTTCCTGCATTTCCCCCAAAGAAGCTTTTCTCTCTGACACCTGCTGAGGTAGAACAGAGGAGAGAGCAGTTAGAGAAGTACATGCAAGCTG TTCGGCAAGACCCGCTGCTTGGGAGCAGTGAGACCTTCAATAGCTTCCTGCGTCGGGCACAACAG GAGACACAGCAGGTCCCCACCGAGGAGGTTTCCTTGGAAGTGCTGCTCAGCAACGGGCAGAAAGTTCTGGTCAATGTGCTAACTTCAGATCAGACTGAAGATGTCCTAGAG GCTGTGGCTGCAAAGCTGGATCTTCCAGATGACTTGATTGGATACTTTAGTCTCTTTCTAGTTCGAGAAAAAGAGGATGGAACCTTTTCTT TTGTACGGAAGTTGCAAGAGTTTGAGCTGCCTTATGTATCTGTTACCAGTCTTCGGAGTCAAGAGTATAAGATTGTGCTAAGGAAGAG TTATTGGGACTCTGCCTATGATGACGATGTCATGGAGAACCGGGTTGGCCTGAACCTGCTTTATGCTCAG ACAGTATCAGACATTGAGCGTGGGTGGATTCTGGTCACCAAGGAGCAGCACCGGCAGCTCAAATCTCTGCAAGAGAAGGTCTCCAAGAAGGAG TTCCTGCGGCTGGCACAGACACTGCGGCACTATGGCTACTTGCGCTTTGATGCCTGTGTGGCTGACTTCCCAGAGAAGGACTGTCCCGTGGTGGTGAGCGCAGGCAACAGTGAGCTCAGCCTCCAGCTCCGCCTGCCCGGCCAGCAGCTCCGCGAAGGCTCCTTCCGGGTCACCCGCATGCGGTGCTGGCGGGTCACCTCCTCT GTGCCACTGCCCAGTGGAGGCACAAGCAGCCCAGGCCGGGGCCGGGGTGAGGTGCGCCTGGAACTGGCTTTTGAATACCTCATGAGCAAGGACCGGCTACAGTGGGTCACCATCACCAGCCCCCAG GCTATCATGATGAGTATCTGCTTGCAGTCCATGGTAGATGAACTGATGGTGAAGAAATCTGGTGGCAGCATCAGGAAG ATGCTGCGCCGGCGAGTGGGGGGCACCCTGAGACGCTCAGACAGCCAGCAAGCAGTGAagtccccacccctgctt GAGTCACCCGATGCCAGCCGAGAGTCCACGGTCAAACTCTCA AGCAAGCTGAGTGCCGTGAGCTTGCGGGGGATTGGCAGTCCCAGCACAGATGCCAGTGCCAGTGACGTCCACGGCAATTTTGCCTTCGAGGGCATTGGAGATGAGGATCTGTGA
- the SNX17 gene encoding sorting nexin-17 isoform X3, protein MHFSIPETESRSGDSGGSAYVAYNIHVNGVLHCRLRKEYGANVLPAFPPKKLFSLTPAEVEQRREQLEKYMQAVRQDPLLGSSETFNSFLRRAQQETQQVPTEEVSLEVLLSNGQKVLVNVLTSDQTEDVLEAVAAKLDLPDDLIGYFSLFLVREKEDGTFSFVRKLQEFELPYVSVTSLRSQEYKIVLRKSYWDSAYDDDVMENRVGLNLLYAQTVSDIERGWILVTKEQHRQLKSLQEKVSKKEFLRLAQTLRHYGYLRFDACVADFPEKDCPVVVSAGNSELSLQLRLPGQQLREGSFRVTRMRCWRVTSSVPLPSGGTSSPGRGRGEVRLELAFEYLMSKDRLQWVTITSPQAIMMSICLQSMVDELMVKKSGGSIRKMLRRRVGGTLRRSDSQQAVKSPPLLESPDASRESTVKLSSKLSAVSLRGIGSPSTDASASDVHGNFAFEGIGDEDL, encoded by the exons ATGCACTTTTCCATTCCTGAAACCGAGTCCCGCAGCGGGGACAGCGGCGGCTCCGCCTACGTG GCCTATAACATTCACGTGAATGGAGTCCTGCATTGCCGG CTTCGGAAGGAGTATGGGGCCAATGTTCTTCCTGCATTTCCCCCAAAGAAGCTTTTCTCTCTGACACCTGCTGAGGTAGAACAGAGGAGAGAGCAGTTAGAGAAGTACATGCAAGCTG TTCGGCAAGACCCGCTGCTTGGGAGCAGTGAGACCTTCAATAGCTTCCTGCGTCGGGCACAACAG GAGACACAGCAGGTCCCCACCGAGGAGGTTTCCTTGGAAGTGCTGCTCAGCAACGGGCAGAAAGTTCTGGTCAATGTGCTAACTTCAGATCAGACTGAAGATGTCCTAGAG GCTGTGGCTGCAAAGCTGGATCTTCCAGATGACTTGATTGGATACTTTAGTCTCTTTCTAGTTCGAGAAAAAGAGGATGGAACCTTTTCTT TTGTACGGAAGTTGCAAGAGTTTGAGCTGCCTTATGTATCTGTTACCAGTCTTCGGAGTCAAGAGTATAAGATTGTGCTAAGGAAGAG TTATTGGGACTCTGCCTATGATGACGATGTCATGGAGAACCGGGTTGGCCTGAACCTGCTTTATGCTCAG ACAGTATCAGACATTGAGCGTGGGTGGATTCTGGTCACCAAGGAGCAGCACCGGCAGCTCAAATCTCTGCAAGAGAAGGTCTCCAAGAAGGAG TTCCTGCGGCTGGCACAGACACTGCGGCACTATGGCTACTTGCGCTTTGATGCCTGTGTGGCTGACTTCCCAGAGAAGGACTGTCCCGTGGTGGTGAGCGCAGGCAACAGTGAGCTCAGCCTCCAGCTCCGCCTGCCCGGCCAGCAGCTCCGCGAAGGCTCCTTCCGGGTCACCCGCATGCGGTGCTGGCGGGTCACCTCCTCT GTGCCACTGCCCAGTGGAGGCACAAGCAGCCCAGGCCGGGGCCGGGGTGAGGTGCGCCTGGAACTGGCTTTTGAATACCTCATGAGCAAGGACCGGCTACAGTGGGTCACCATCACCAGCCCCCAG GCTATCATGATGAGTATCTGCTTGCAGTCCATGGTAGATGAACTGATGGTGAAGAAATCTGGTGGCAGCATCAGGAAG ATGCTGCGCCGGCGAGTGGGGGGCACCCTGAGACGCTCAGACAGCCAGCAAGCAGTGAagtccccacccctgctt GAGTCACCCGATGCCAGCCGAGAGTCCACGGTCAAACTCTCA AGCAAGCTGAGTGCCGTGAGCTTGCGGGGGATTGGCAGTCCCAGCACAGATGCCAGTGCCAGTGACGTCCACGGCAATTTTGCCTTCGAGGGCATTGGAGATGAGGATCTGTGA